A section of the Mergibacter septicus genome encodes:
- the artP gene encoding arginine ABC transporter ATP-binding protein ArtP, whose translation MTISIQNVNFFYGNTQVLFDINLTAQEGDTVVLLGPSGAGKSTLIRTLNLLEIPQSGQLTIANNHFDLAKNKDPKQIQKLRQDVGMVFQQYNLWPHLTVMQNLIEAPLKVLKLNENEAKQRATSLLQRLRLAQFAERFPLHLSGGQQQRVAIARALMMQPQVLLFDEPTAALDPEITAQVVAIIQELQQTGITQVIVTHEVAVAKKVATKVVYMEQGRIIEMGGTECFTQPKTDQLKHYLSH comes from the coding sequence ATGACAATTTCAATTCAAAACGTAAACTTTTTTTACGGTAATACACAAGTCTTATTTGATATTAACTTAACCGCTCAAGAAGGGGATACTGTAGTCTTACTCGGTCCAAGTGGTGCAGGTAAAAGTACTTTAATTAGAACTTTAAATTTATTAGAAATTCCACAATCAGGGCAATTAACCATTGCTAACAACCATTTTGATTTAGCCAAAAACAAAGATCCAAAACAAATCCAGAAATTACGTCAAGATGTTGGTATGGTCTTTCAACAATATAATCTTTGGCCGCATTTAACCGTCATGCAAAATCTGATTGAGGCACCACTGAAAGTATTAAAACTAAATGAAAACGAAGCAAAACAACGTGCAACCAGTTTATTACAACGCTTACGTTTAGCTCAATTTGCTGAACGTTTTCCATTACATTTATCAGGTGGGCAACAACAACGTGTTGCGATTGCAAGAGCATTAATGATGCAACCACAAGTTTTGTTATTCGATGAACCAACCGCCGCTCTCGATCCAGAAATCACCGCTCAAGTTGTTGCAATTATTCAAGAGTTACAACAAACAGGAATTACCCAAGTGATAGTTACTCACGAAGTTGCTGTCGCAAAAAAAGTTGCCACTAAAGTGGTGTATATGGAACAAGGACGAATTATTGAAATGGGTGGAACAGAGTGTTTTACTCAGCCGAAAACAGATCAATTAAAACACTATTTATCACACTAA
- a CDS encoding arginine ABC transporter substrate-binding protein: MKKLLFATLFALLAVNANAQTITFATEPTYPPFENTDEKGQLVGFDIDIANAICAKLEAKCEFKNQPFDSLIQGLKTKRYDAAISAIDITPARAKQVTFSNPYYDSSASFVAAKEGVTLENAKNIGVQNGSTFQQYITAKAKQYSAKPYASLQNAILDLKNGRVDIIFGDTAVLADWIKNDPSVRFVGEKVMDPAYFGNGLGIAVNKKNQELVEKFNKALAEIKADGQYQAIYDKWMSGQ; this comes from the coding sequence ATGAAAAAATTACTATTCGCTACTTTATTTGCTCTTTTGGCTGTAAATGCTAATGCACAAACGATCACGTTTGCCACTGAGCCAACCTATCCACCATTTGAAAATACCGATGAAAAAGGTCAACTCGTTGGTTTTGATATTGATATTGCTAATGCGATTTGTGCCAAACTTGAGGCAAAATGTGAATTTAAAAATCAACCTTTTGATAGTTTAATTCAAGGTTTAAAAACAAAACGTTACGATGCAGCAATTTCAGCGATTGATATTACACCGGCACGTGCAAAACAAGTTACCTTTAGTAATCCTTATTACGATAGTTCTGCAAGTTTTGTTGCAGCTAAAGAAGGTGTAACCCTTGAAAATGCAAAAAATATCGGGGTACAAAATGGTTCAACCTTCCAACAATACATTACCGCCAAAGCAAAACAATATTCAGCCAAACCTTATGCTAGTTTACAAAATGCTATTTTAGACTTAAAAAATGGGCGTGTTGATATCATCTTTGGTGATACTGCCGTTTTAGCCGATTGGATTAAAAATGATCCAAGTGTTCGCTTTGTCGGTGAAAAAGTGATGGATCCTGCTTACTTTGGTAATGGTTTAGGCATTGCGGTTAATAAGAAAAACCAAGAATTGGTCGAAAAATTCAATAAAGCATTAGCTGAAATCAAAGCAGATGGGCAATACCAAGCGATCTATGATAAATGGATGTCAGGTCAGTAA
- the artQ gene encoding arginine ABC transporter permease ArtQ: MFTDFLNLMLSAALMTIVLAVCALGIGLILAVILVVLETGKNRWIRQCTSVAVTLLRGLPEILVVFLIYFGSTQLLFLITDEYIEFSAFWCGAISLAIIFAAYASQSLRGAIQAIPKGQWESGAALGLSYPQTFIRIIMPQVWRHALPGLSNQWLVLLKDTALVSLIGVDDLIRQAELINSNSHQPFTWFSVAALFYLFITLLSQVGIRKLERYFTRFERGAN; the protein is encoded by the coding sequence ATGTTTACAGATTTTCTTAATTTAATGTTATCTGCCGCACTAATGACCATAGTGTTGGCAGTTTGTGCTTTAGGTATCGGATTAATCTTAGCAGTAATCCTAGTAGTCTTAGAAACAGGTAAAAATCGTTGGATTCGTCAATGTACCAGTGTTGCTGTTACACTATTGCGTGGTTTACCTGAAATTTTAGTTGTCTTTTTAATCTATTTTGGCTCGACTCAACTGTTATTTCTTATCACCGATGAGTATATTGAGTTTAGTGCATTTTGGTGTGGTGCAATATCTTTAGCCATTATTTTTGCGGCTTATGCCTCTCAATCATTGCGTGGGGCAATTCAAGCCATTCCCAAAGGTCAATGGGAATCGGGAGCGGCATTAGGGCTTAGCTACCCACAAACCTTTATCCGTATAATTATGCCTCAAGTGTGGCGACACGCTTTACCCGGATTAAGCAACCAATGGTTAGTTTTGCTTAAAGATACGGCTTTAGTTTCACTTATCGGCGTTGATGACTTAATCCGCCAAGCAGAATTAATTAATTCCAATAGCCACCAACCTTTCACTTGGTTTAGTGTTGCTGCCTTATTCTATCTTTTCATTACATTACTTAGCCAAGTAGGTATCCGTAAGTTAGAACGCTATTTCACTCGATTTGAACGGGGGGCTAATTAA
- the artM gene encoding arginine ABC transporter permease ArtM: MFYDYLTIIAQGIPTSLLLTFFALVIAFILALILTLLLSAGGIWVKRIINLYLVIFTGTPLLVQIFLIYYGPGQFQSVVDSPLWYLLSNAWFCAVLALALNSAAYSTQLFHGAVKAISKGQWESCAALGLSRWQTLKILMPYALKRALPSYTNEIILVFKGTSLASTITIMDIMGYARQLYGTEYDAITIYGIAGAIYLIITGIATYFLRKLEKRVLRFERTDLPTS, translated from the coding sequence ATGTTCTATGATTATTTGACAATTATTGCTCAAGGCATTCCAACCAGTCTGTTACTTACTTTTTTTGCCTTAGTGATTGCTTTTATTTTAGCCTTAATCCTAACTCTCCTTCTCTCTGCGGGGGGAATCTGGGTTAAACGGATTATCAATCTATATTTAGTTATCTTTACTGGTACACCACTATTAGTACAAATATTCCTCATCTATTATGGACCGGGACAATTCCAAAGCGTGGTGGATAGTCCTTTATGGTATTTGCTCTCAAATGCGTGGTTTTGTGCCGTACTTGCTTTAGCTTTAAATAGTGCGGCATACTCTACTCAACTTTTTCATGGTGCAGTAAAAGCCATCTCAAAAGGACAATGGGAAAGTTGTGCTGCATTAGGTTTAAGTCGCTGGCAAACATTAAAAATATTAATGCCTTATGCATTAAAACGAGCTTTACCTTCATATACCAACGAGATAATCCTTGTATTTAAAGGTACTTCGCTCGCCTCAACCATTACGATTATGGATATTATGGGCTATGCTCGCCAACTATATGGTACTGAATATGATGCGATCACTATTTACGGCATTGCTGGGGCTATCTACCTAATCATTACTGGTATTGCGACTTATTTCTTACGCAAATTAGAAAAACGTGTACTACGTTTTGAACGCACGGATCTTCCAACCAGCTAA
- a CDS encoding GNAT family N-acetyltransferase, protein MQHQGTQILTTKRLILRPFCLDDSYPMFKNWASDPEVTKYLTWQAHSDQTITLEILNSWVKNYQQANFYQWAIVLKESGEVIGSIGAVNQNESIQEVEIGYCIGKAWWQQGITSEALAELIRFFFLQVNVNRIVAKHDSCNPNSGKVMQKVGMQYEGRLRQSFMTDRGLSDKVYYSILRSEFVE, encoded by the coding sequence ATGCAACATCAAGGTACACAAATATTAACGACTAAACGTTTAATTTTACGTCCTTTTTGTTTAGATGATAGTTATCCAATGTTTAAAAATTGGGCATCAGATCCTGAGGTAACAAAATATTTAACTTGGCAGGCACATTCTGACCAAACAATAACTTTAGAAATTTTAAATAGTTGGGTTAAGAATTATCAGCAGGCTAATTTTTATCAATGGGCGATAGTGTTAAAAGAGAGTGGTGAGGTGATTGGCAGTATTGGTGCGGTCAATCAAAATGAAAGTATTCAAGAAGTAGAAATTGGCTATTGCATTGGTAAAGCTTGGTGGCAACAAGGGATTACCAGTGAGGCATTAGCTGAGTTAATTCGTTTTTTCTTTTTGCAGGTGAACGTTAATCGAATTGTGGCTAAACACGATAGTTGTAATCCTAATTCTGGGAAGGTAATGCAGAAAGTTGGAATGCAGTATGAAGGTCGGTTACGCCAGTCATTTATGACAGATCGAGGATTGAGTGATAAAGTTTATTACTCTATTTTACGTTCAGAGTTTGTCGAATAA
- a CDS encoding zinc ribbon domain-containing protein YjdM, with protein MQIPACPKCNSEYVYHDSIQFVCPDCAYEWNEQDTVAEDDTLVVKDSNGNVLQDGDSVILIKDLKVKGSSIVLKKGTKAKNIRLVDADHDVDCKIDGQSFSLKSEFLKKA; from the coding sequence ATGCAAATACCTGCTTGCCCTAAATGTAATAGTGAATATGTGTATCATGATTCAATTCAATTTGTTTGCCCTGATTGTGCTTATGAATGGAATGAACAAGATACAGTAGCGGAAGATGATACGTTGGTTGTTAAAGATAGTAATGGCAACGTATTACAAGATGGTGATTCAGTTATTTTAATTAAAGATTTAAAAGTAAAAGGTAGCTCAATTGTGTTAAAAAAAGGCACAAAAGCGAAAAATATTCGTTTAGTTGATGCGGATCACGATGTTGATTGTAAAATTGATGGTCAAAGTTTTTCATTAAAATCTGAGTTTTTGAAAAAAGCTTGA